One Vicugna pacos chromosome 29, VicPac4, whole genome shotgun sequence DNA window includes the following coding sequences:
- the PAG1 gene encoding phosphoprotein associated with glycosphingolipid-enriched microdomains 1: MGPEGSMLSGGPTQVVLWGSLAAVAAFFLIIFLVFLCSSCDREKKPRPHSGDHETLMNVPSDKEVFSRSVTSLATDAPASSEQNGALTNGDILSEDSAMTCMQHYEEVQTSASDLLDSQDSTGKPKCHQSRELPRIPPESAVDTMLNERCADADQGLGMEGPYEVLKDSSSQENMVEDCLYETVKEIKDMAAAAHPGQGQSSRSKSTSALKELPGPQVNGKTNFAEYASVDRNKKCRQSVNADAILGNACDPEEEAPPPVPVKLLDENENLQEKAESTGGEESAIEGTSETNKRLSALSYKSREDDPTLTEEEISAMYSSVNKQGQAGNKSGQSLKALESSYPSVPGAAQRSPSSANHLYATVKDFEKTPSGGGALPPTAGRPSEGPEPDYEAIPTLNREEEKAAPDASSHRGVFPKENDYESIGDVQPCRDVTRL; encoded by the exons ATGGGACCCGAGGGAAGCATGCTGAGCGGGGGACCAACGCAGGTCGTCCTGTGGGGAAGTTTGGCCGCTGTCGCCGCCTTCTTCCTCATCATCTTCCTCGTCTTTCTGTGTTCCAGTTGTGACAG agaaaagaaaccGAGACCGCACAGCGGGGACCACGAGACCCTGATGAACGTG CCTTCCGACAAGGAGGTGTTCAGCCGTTCAGTCACCAGTCTGGCCACAGACGCTCCTGCCAGCAGTGAACAGAATGGGGCCCTCACCAACGGGGACA TTCTTTCAGAAGACAGTGCGATGACCTGCATGCAACATTACGAGGAAGTCCAGACCTCGGCTTCAGATCTACTGGACTCCCAGGACAGCACGGGGAAGCCAAAGTGTCATCAGAGCCGGGAACTGCCCAGAATTCCTCCTGAGAGCGCAGTGGACACGATGCTCAACGAGAGATGTGCGGACGCGgaccaggggctggggatggaaGGGCCGTACGAAGTGCTCAAGGACAGCTCCTCCCAGGAGAACATGGTGGAGGACTGCTTGTATGAGACGGTGAAAGAAATCAAGGACATGGCAGCAGCTGCCCACCCGGGTCAAGGCCAGAGCAGCAGGTCAAAGTCGACGTCTGCTTTGAAAGAGCTTCCGGGACCCCAGGTCAACGGCAAAACAAACTTTGCCGAATATGCCTCCGTGgacagaaacaaaaagtgtcgACAGAGTGTTAACGCCGATGCCATTCTTGGAAATGCCTGTGATCCGGAGGAGGAGGCCCCACCCCCTGTCCCCGTGAAGCTTCTGGATGAGAATGAAAACCTGCAGGAGAAGGCAGAGAGCACGGGAGGAGAAGAAAGCGCCATCGAGGGGACCAGTGAAACCAACAAG AGACTGAGCGCGTTGTCGTACAAGTCCCGGGAAGATGACCCAACTCTCACAGAAGAAGAG ATCTCGGCCATGTACTCATCAGTGAATAAACAAGGGCAGGCAGGGAACAAGTCAGGACAGTCACTTAAAGCCCTGGAGTCCAGCTACCCCTCCGTCCCGGGAGCCGCCCAGAGGTCGCCCTCCTCCGCGAACCATCTCTACGCTACTGTGAAAGACTTTGAGAAAACTCCGAGCGGCGGCGGGGCGCTGCCGCCGACAGCAGGGAGGCCCAGCGAGGGGCCCGAGCCGGACTATGAAGCGATCCCGACTCTgaacagagaggaagagaaggccGCCCCGGACGCCAGCAGTCACCGCGGCGTCTTCCCGAAGGAGAATGACTACGAGAGCATCGGGGACGTGCAGCCGTGCAGGGATGTCACCCGGCTCTAG